A section of the Flavobacterium ardleyense genome encodes:
- a CDS encoding choice-of-anchor L domain-containing protein, translated as MKAFVLQFWLLLLLPMISFSQYISIDDTYTAQQLVQNVLINSDCATAFNISASGDTFSGSEISYAYFTSNGSNFPFENGIVLATSRASRTPGPNDNLIDEGSTEWLGDADLEESLNLDFTVNATILEFDFVPLTSQISFDYIFASEEYQGTAPCKYSDGFAFLLKPAGSNVPYQNLAVIPNTSIPVSVTTVHPLIQSNNGCDAQNEEYFGGYNNSNHPINFNGQTVVMTAKGDVVAGQNYHIKLIIADDLNIRYDSAIFLKGGSFDATVNLGIDKLTATNNPLCEDETLLLDATIAGTGNTYQWSLNSVEIFGATNPNYLAAAAGIYSVNVNLSGTSCVAKGEIKIEYATSPTVNTATIVQCDPDGNEITLFNLTLANFQITTTPTNSITYYATLADADLQQNPILNSTAYASSATTVFATVKNLYGCITITSIELLISNEALPIIPIIKICDTDTVQDGFSIFNLSTQVSDLIFPTLANGLQIFYYANEEDALLQQNQLPNNFANTIANSQTIYGRIINGSDCYGIIKIKLEVKSFPNFVATTQILCEKSSTTLLVSSGFESYLWNSGQQTNSIQVNSAGSYSVTVTNSDGCTATKAFTVVLSNVAVITNVLVVDFAGANNSAEIQYDGLGTYQFSIDGINYQDSPLFSNIAAGTYLAYIKENNCGSSTPFRFYVLDYPRYFTPNGDGENDLWTINNFSAISGARLSIFDRYGKTIFIASNKQDSWNGLYRGRQLPSTDYWFTLQFQDGTLHRGHFTLKR; from the coding sequence ATGAAAGCATTCGTGCTACAGTTTTGGCTACTTCTACTATTGCCAATGATAAGTTTTTCGCAGTATATCAGCATTGACGATACTTATACGGCACAGCAACTTGTACAAAATGTATTGATAAATAGCGATTGTGCGACTGCTTTTAACATTTCTGCTAGTGGCGACACCTTTAGCGGAAGCGAAATAAGTTATGCTTATTTTACATCTAATGGTTCTAATTTTCCATTCGAAAACGGAATTGTCTTAGCGACAAGTAGAGCATCACGGACTCCTGGCCCAAACGATAATCTTATAGACGAAGGAAGTACTGAATGGCTGGGCGATGCCGATCTTGAAGAATCATTAAATCTTGACTTTACCGTAAACGCAACCATTTTAGAATTTGACTTTGTACCACTTACATCGCAGATAAGCTTTGATTATATTTTTGCATCGGAAGAATATCAAGGAACGGCACCTTGCAAATATTCTGATGGTTTTGCTTTTCTACTAAAACCCGCAGGCAGCAACGTTCCATATCAGAATCTTGCGGTTATTCCAAATACATCAATCCCTGTTTCGGTAACTACGGTTCATCCATTAATACAATCAAATAATGGCTGCGACGCACAGAATGAAGAATATTTTGGCGGTTATAATAATTCAAACCATCCCATAAATTTTAATGGACAGACAGTTGTGATGACCGCCAAAGGAGATGTTGTTGCTGGTCAAAATTATCATATCAAATTAATAATCGCTGATGATCTGAATATCAGATATGACTCTGCAATTTTCTTAAAAGGTGGATCATTTGATGCAACGGTCAATTTGGGCATTGATAAACTTACTGCCACGAACAATCCGCTATGCGAAGACGAAACCTTGTTATTGGATGCAACAATTGCTGGCACTGGAAATACCTATCAATGGTCTTTGAATTCTGTTGAAATTTTTGGAGCAACTAATCCAAATTATCTTGCGGCTGCTGCAGGAATATATAGTGTAAATGTCAATTTATCTGGAACTAGTTGTGTAGCAAAGGGGGAGATAAAAATAGAGTATGCCACCTCTCCAACTGTAAATACCGCAACAATTGTTCAGTGTGATCCTGATGGAAATGAAATAACACTTTTTAATTTAACGCTGGCAAACTTTCAAATCACCACTACTCCCACTAATAGTATCACATATTATGCAACTCTCGCCGATGCTGATTTGCAACAAAATCCAATTCTAAATTCTACAGCGTACGCATCTTCAGCAACTACAGTTTTTGCGACGGTCAAAAATCTATATGGCTGTATTACGATTACTTCAATAGAATTACTTATTTCGAATGAAGCACTTCCAATAATTCCGATCATTAAAATTTGCGATACAGATACGGTGCAAGATGGATTTTCGATTTTTAATTTATCAACACAGGTAAGTGACTTAATCTTTCCAACTTTGGCAAACGGACTTCAGATTTTTTATTATGCAAATGAAGAAGATGCATTGCTACAGCAAAATCAACTGCCAAATAACTTCGCAAATACTATAGCAAATTCGCAAACTATCTATGGAAGAATCATAAACGGTTCTGATTGCTATGGAATTATCAAAATTAAACTGGAAGTAAAATCATTTCCTAATTTTGTTGCCACAACGCAAATTTTATGCGAAAAAAGCTCTACTACTTTGTTAGTCTCTTCTGGCTTCGAGTCCTACTTATGGAATTCTGGTCAGCAAACAAATAGTATTCAAGTGAATTCGGCAGGATCATACTCTGTTACGGTCACAAATTCTGATGGTTGTACGGCTACAAAAGCGTTTACGGTTGTTTTATCGAACGTCGCAGTTATTACAAATGTTTTGGTAGTAGATTTTGCTGGAGCAAATAATTCCGCAGAAATACAATATGATGGACTTGGTACGTATCAATTTTCTATAGATGGAATAAATTATCAGGACAGTCCATTATTTAGTAATATTGCAGCGGGCACTTATCTGGCTTATATCAAAGAAAATAACTGCGGATCTAGCACGCCTTTCCGATTTTATGTTTTGGACTATCCACGATATTTTACTCCAAATGGGGATGGGGAGAATGATTTGTGGACAATCAACAATTTCTCCGCAATTTCTGGAGCAAGACTTAGTATCTTTGATCGTTACGGAAAGACAATTTTTATAGCTTCCAACAAGCAGGATTCCTGGAATGGTCTCTATCGCGGGAGGCAACTGCCCTCGACTGATTACTGGTTTACGTTGCAGTTCCAAGATGGCACTTTGCACAGAGGCCATTTTACATTAAAACGATAA
- a CDS encoding ABC transporter permease: MKRLLTIDLHKIFKNRSSKIILITYFVLLSLFALAAAVKINIGINEFQLAREGIFEFPYIWHFTTYSAAIFKLFIAIVVITMMTNEYSYGTLKQNLIDGLSKEEFILSKFFSLVLLAIVSTIFVFIFTLILGFIYSTDTSAAIIFTDLQYLLGYFFKLVGFFSMCLFLAVLVKKSAFALGLLFVWNIIEGVIGLVLTFSVSEKTADSIMSFFPLDAMSNLIKEPFSRLTIVKDMQESLNPMGDLKDYHVLFSDIAIVSVWTVIFIAASLFLLKKRDL; the protein is encoded by the coding sequence ATGAAAAGACTTCTAACAATTGATTTGCACAAAATTTTTAAGAATAGATCGAGCAAAATTATTCTCATTACTTATTTTGTACTCTTAAGTTTGTTCGCACTTGCCGCAGCAGTAAAAATAAATATAGGAATCAATGAGTTTCAATTGGCTAGAGAAGGAATTTTCGAATTTCCTTATATCTGGCATTTTACAACATATAGCGCGGCAATTTTCAAATTGTTTATTGCCATTGTAGTGATAACGATGATGACAAATGAATATAGTTATGGCACCTTGAAGCAGAATCTCATTGATGGTTTGAGCAAGGAAGAATTTATTTTATCTAAATTCTTCAGTCTAGTTTTGCTAGCAATTGTATCGACGATCTTTGTATTCATTTTTACTTTGATACTGGGTTTTATATATTCGACAGATACTTCAGCAGCAATCATTTTTACAGATTTGCAATATCTGCTTGGCTACTTTTTTAAGCTTGTTGGATTCTTTTCAATGTGCTTATTTCTGGCAGTATTGGTCAAAAAATCTGCATTTGCCTTAGGACTTTTATTCGTGTGGAATATAATCGAAGGTGTTATTGGATTAGTGCTAACTTTTTCTGTTTCAGAAAAAACTGCCGATTCCATAATGTCTTTCTTTCCATTAGATGCTATGAGTAATCTGATCAAAGAACCTTTTTCACGTCTTACGATTGTAAAAGATATGCAGGAATCTTTAAACCCAATGGGAGATCTGAAAGACTATCACGTGCTGTTTTCGGACATTGCTATTGTTTCGGTTTGGACCGTAATCTTTATAGCTGCTTCTCTGTTTCTGCTCAAAAAAAGAGATTTATAA
- a CDS encoding ABC transporter ATP-binding protein: METILSVRELSKNFGRLQAVKSVSVEIQKGNVYGILGPNGSGKSTTLGVLLNVINKSSGSFEWFGNTMSTTDALKKIGAIIERPNFYPYMTAAENLELVCKIKNCNTDNITRTLTLVGLEDRRNDKFAQFSLGMKQRLAIASALLNNPEILILDEPTNGLDPQGIHQIRDIIKSIAAQGTTILLASHLLDEVEKVCSHVMIMRKGEMIFSGSVNQISTNEGFFELSSADNLLLMEVLKKHFAVDKAEISDSRVLVYLNTPLAAEDLNKYLATQSIYLNHLIFRKNTLEEQFLEITQ; the protein is encoded by the coding sequence TTGGAAACAATACTATCTGTACGGGAACTCAGCAAGAATTTTGGACGTTTGCAGGCTGTAAAGTCAGTTTCGGTCGAGATTCAAAAAGGAAATGTTTACGGCATTCTGGGGCCTAACGGCAGCGGAAAATCGACTACTCTTGGCGTTCTGCTGAATGTAATTAATAAATCTTCTGGCAGTTTTGAGTGGTTTGGCAATACGATGAGCACGACTGATGCGCTTAAAAAAATTGGTGCCATTATCGAAAGGCCGAATTTCTATCCGTATATGACCGCCGCAGAAAACCTTGAATTAGTTTGCAAAATCAAAAATTGCAATACAGATAATATAACAAGAACGTTGACTCTCGTTGGTCTTGAAGACCGACGAAACGACAAATTTGCGCAGTTTTCTTTGGGAATGAAACAACGTCTTGCAATTGCATCGGCACTACTCAACAATCCAGAAATATTGATTCTCGACGAACCTACAAACGGACTCGATCCGCAGGGGATTCACCAAATTCGTGATATTATAAAAAGTATTGCAGCGCAAGGAACTACAATTTTGCTAGCATCGCATTTGTTGGATGAAGTAGAAAAAGTATGTTCGCACGTAATGATTATGCGCAAAGGAGAGATGATTTTTTCTGGAAGTGTGAATCAAATTTCTACGAACGAGGGATTTTTCGAACTCTCGTCTGCTGATAATTTGTTGCTAATGGAAGTACTAAAAAAACATTTCGCAGTGGATAAAGCCGAAATTTCAGACAGCAGAGTATTAGTTTACCTGAATACACCCTTGGCGGCAGAAGATTTAAATAAATATTTGGCAACACAATCTATTTATCTCAACCATCTTATCTTTCGAAAAAACACTCTTGAAGAACAATTTTTAGAAATTACCCAATAA
- a CDS encoding helix-turn-helix domain-containing protein — MMTLADFVKVNRKEVKLTQEEFAERAGVALTVIRKIEQGKENLNLEKVNQVLKMFGHTLAPTNARELSQSNK, encoded by the coding sequence ATGATGACATTAGCCGACTTTGTGAAAGTTAACCGAAAAGAAGTTAAACTTACTCAGGAAGAGTTCGCAGAGCGGGCAGGAGTGGCGCTTACTGTGATCCGAAAGATAGAACAAGGCAAAGAAAACCTCAATCTTGAAAAGGTAAATCAGGTGCTCAAAATGTTTGGACATACCTTGGCACCAACAAATGCGAGAGAATTATCTCAAAGTAATAAATAG
- a CDS encoding nucleoid-associated protein yields the protein MINLFNTQIDTLSIHRVGNKSRNEAIFLSESPFALNDEITPLMKEFFFKAFREKEENYYQFAHEVDLDYNDMFKYANEIFDNPSSLHQVSKKITNHLFEQSNHPHIKNGEVYVTYLTNLSIDNNVVDAIGIFKSELQADFLQFNEAGSQLEMILQQGVSLSKLDKGCIIFNYKKEEGYKVLSVDSNRYDARYWLEHFLSVDVFEDENFITKKYLKFCQGFAKDVVLPAEDKKEEVMFMNRSVNYFAKNDQFDEQNFLNEVIDNPDLIPEFKNYKVDKGEKYSIEDITTFPIANAAVSDARKSIKNVINLDTNIQIKMDFINPESAEKYVEKGWDEEKQMYYYLVYFNKEQKS from the coding sequence ATGATCAATTTATTTAATACCCAGATTGACACGCTTTCTATTCACCGTGTAGGAAATAAAAGTCGTAACGAGGCCATCTTTTTGTCAGAAAGTCCATTTGCTCTAAATGACGAAATTACACCTTTGATGAAGGAATTTTTCTTTAAGGCTTTCCGCGAAAAAGAAGAAAATTACTATCAATTTGCTCACGAAGTGGATCTTGATTACAACGATATGTTTAAATATGCGAATGAGATTTTTGACAATCCGAGTTCGCTACACCAAGTTTCTAAAAAGATTACCAACCACCTTTTTGAGCAATCAAACCATCCGCACATCAAAAATGGTGAAGTTTACGTAACCTACCTTACCAATTTGAGTATTGATAATAACGTGGTTGATGCCATCGGAATTTTCAAAAGTGAGTTGCAAGCAGATTTCCTTCAGTTTAATGAAGCTGGATCTCAGCTCGAAATGATCTTGCAGCAAGGAGTTAGTCTAAGCAAATTGGACAAAGGATGTATCATCTTTAATTATAAAAAAGAGGAAGGCTACAAAGTCCTTTCTGTAGATAGCAACCGTTACGACGCGCGTTATTGGCTGGAGCATTTCCTTTCGGTAGATGTTTTTGAAGACGAAAACTTCATTACCAAGAAATACCTAAAATTTTGCCAAGGGTTCGCAAAAGATGTCGTTTTACCAGCCGAAGACAAGAAAGAAGAAGTGATGTTTATGAACCGTTCTGTGAACTATTTCGCAAAGAATGACCAGTTTGATGAGCAGAATTTTCTTAACGAAGTAATTGACAATCCAGACTTAATTCCTGAATTCAAAAATTACAAAGTTGACAAAGGCGAGAAATATAGTATTGAGGATATCACTACTTTCCCAATTGCGAATGCTGCCGTTTCTGACGCTCGAAAATCGATCAAAAACGTAATTAACCTTGATACAAATATCCAAATCAAGATGGATTTCATCAATCCAGAAAGTGCAGAAAAGTATGTAGAAAAAGGTTGGGACGAAGAAAAGCAAATGTATTACTACCTAGTTTATTTTAATAAAGAACAAAAAAGCTAA
- a CDS encoding IS1096 element passenger TnpR family protein, translating into MVYKFRVILDTEEDIFRDIAILEDDTLEDFHNAIVNAFDFDGLEIASFYTCDNEWNQEDEISLFDTGDVLGQQKVMSDYALSSLLDKDNTKIIYVYDFLNMWTFLVELAAIEEVEAGETYPSTLFSHGIMPLGTADVEFSETDENALDFDEDDYDEEDFDMFDGDDSFEDQSFDENWN; encoded by the coding sequence ATGGTTTATAAATTCAGAGTAATTCTAGATACAGAAGAAGATATTTTTAGAGATATCGCAATCCTTGAGGACGATACTTTAGAAGATTTTCACAATGCAATTGTCAATGCTTTCGATTTCGATGGTCTTGAAATCGCGTCTTTTTATACATGTGATAATGAGTGGAATCAAGAAGATGAAATTTCACTTTTTGATACAGGAGACGTTTTGGGTCAACAGAAAGTTATGAGCGATTATGCGCTATCATCACTATTGGACAAAGACAATACAAAGATTATCTATGTTTACGATTTCTTGAATATGTGGACTTTCCTTGTTGAACTTGCCGCTATCGAAGAAGTTGAAGCTGGCGAAACGTATCCAAGTACCCTATTTTCTCACGGAATCATGCCACTAGGTACTGCTGACGTAGAATTTTCTGAGACTGACGAAAATGCGCTCGATTTTGACGAAGACGATTACGATGAGGAAGATTTTGATATGTTTGATGGAGACGACTCTTTTGAAGATCAAAGCTTTGACGAAAACTGGAATTAA
- a CDS encoding chloride channel protein yields MSIAAVRKHIKLIRLRKLVVVSIIIGFLAAFLGLVLKHITEHYKHLLFGQSQENWILLLFFPIFSLSIISLLRTYLFKKKENKGIKEIFITIHSKRKNLPAYKIPSHIINGFLTVIFGGSTGIEVSTVVAAATIGSVAQQKENLFARYKTQLICAGVAAGITALFCSPIAGVLFAYEVISKKLNKSFVIACSISVAVASLLLIILDEPSMFPLKITTWNYTAIPFFILLGLLAGGISVYFTKTVMFCKEKFALLKHDHHRLIVGAVILSIALLFVPELYGDGYHTINSALIDSNPRLSLTFILGTVLLLILKPIITSVTLAAGGDGGVFAPSLFVGAFLGLLTAVLLNTISGVHVIPLNFMVLGMAAVLSASIHAPYTSIFLLCGLINDYSLLIPLAIVCLTAKYTARAIYPNTVYTFTPQKV; encoded by the coding sequence ATGTCAATCGCTGCTGTTCGCAAACATATAAAGTTAATTAGACTTAGAAAGCTTGTCGTAGTGTCGATTATTATTGGATTTCTCGCTGCATTTTTAGGACTTGTATTAAAGCATATCACCGAACATTATAAACACCTTTTGTTTGGTCAAAGTCAAGAGAATTGGATACTTCTACTATTTTTTCCAATCTTTAGTCTATCTATAATCTCCTTGCTCCGCACCTATCTTTTTAAGAAAAAAGAAAACAAAGGAATCAAAGAAATATTCATCACCATACATTCTAAGAGAAAAAATCTTCCAGCCTATAAAATTCCCTCACACATAATTAACGGTTTTCTCACGGTCATCTTTGGAGGATCGACAGGAATTGAAGTATCGACTGTCGTTGCTGCTGCAACAATTGGATCCGTAGCCCAGCAAAAGGAAAATTTGTTTGCTCGCTATAAAACTCAGCTTATTTGTGCGGGCGTAGCGGCAGGAATTACCGCTTTATTCTGCAGTCCAATTGCTGGAGTCCTATTTGCTTACGAAGTGATTTCGAAAAAGCTTAATAAATCTTTTGTTATTGCCTGCAGCATTTCTGTAGCAGTAGCATCACTTTTACTAATAATACTTGATGAGCCGTCTATGTTTCCTCTTAAAATTACTACTTGGAACTATACAGCTATCCCTTTCTTTATATTATTAGGACTTTTAGCTGGCGGCATTTCTGTATACTTTACAAAAACGGTCATGTTTTGCAAAGAAAAATTTGCGCTACTCAAGCACGATCACCACCGACTTATTGTTGGAGCTGTAATACTGTCAATCGCATTACTATTTGTTCCAGAGCTATACGGCGACGGTTATCATACAATTAACTCCGCTCTCATTGATTCAAATCCTAGATTAAGCTTGACTTTTATTTTAGGAACTGTTCTTTTACTAATTTTAAAACCAATCATCACCTCAGTAACTCTAGCTGCCGGTGGCGATGGTGGGGTTTTTGCTCCTAGTCTATTTGTTGGAGCATTTCTAGGATTACTCACCGCTGTACTTTTAAATACAATTTCTGGTGTACATGTTATTCCACTTAATTTTATGGTTTTGGGAATGGCAGCAGTACTGAGTGCTAGTATTCACGCGCCGTATACATCAATCTTTTTACTATGCGGCTTAATCAATGATTACAGTCTTCTTATTCCTTTAGCGATAGTTTGTCTCACAGCTAAATATACGGCGAGAGCGATTTATCCAAATACCGTCTACACATTTACGCCGCAAAAAGTTTAA
- a CDS encoding CsbD family protein → MPNSDEIKGKWNEMKGKLKQEYGELTDDDLTYEEGKEDEMWGKLQQKLGKTKKEINSLFD, encoded by the coding sequence ATGCCAAATTCAGATGAAATTAAAGGAAAATGGAACGAGATGAAAGGAAAATTAAAACAAGAATACGGTGAACTTACAGATGACGACTTAACCTATGAAGAAGGTAAAGAAGACGAAATGTGGGGAAAACTACAACAGAAACTAGGTAAAACTAAAAAAGAAATCAATTCGTTATTTGATTAA
- a CDS encoding CDP-alcohol phosphatidyltransferase family protein: MAKLSAEASFLDLSDYGRPFATFISAKLKNTAITPLHITYLFGVCGLLAIYFILQQQFILAAIFIVIKCIIDAADGELARVKNTPSYIGRYCDSIFDFILNFGFLLAICSITESSIWWMLLAFFCLQLQGTLYNFYYVILRHKTAGGDQTSKIFEVETPIALGGESQKIVTIFFKIYLLTYGIFDKIIYKLDRNAAVSNTFDSYFMTLVSIYGLGFQLLCIAALLALGFANLVIPSVIIATIFIPIIIVIRIFLYAPAGRK, encoded by the coding sequence ATGGCTAAACTTTCGGCGGAAGCTTCCTTTCTAGACTTATCTGACTACGGAAGGCCTTTTGCAACGTTCATTTCAGCCAAATTAAAGAATACTGCCATTACGCCTTTACACATTACCTACCTATTTGGGGTTTGTGGTTTACTTGCGATTTATTTTATTTTACAACAGCAATTTATATTGGCTGCGATTTTTATTGTTATCAAATGTATCATAGATGCTGCCGACGGCGAACTGGCAAGAGTTAAAAATACTCCTTCCTATATAGGAAGGTATTGCGACAGTATTTTTGATTTTATTCTGAATTTTGGATTTCTTCTTGCCATTTGTTCAATTACAGAAAGTTCTATTTGGTGGATGTTACTTGCCTTTTTTTGCTTACAACTTCAGGGTACATTATATAATTTTTACTATGTGATTTTGCGGCACAAAACCGCTGGCGGAGACCAAACATCTAAAATTTTTGAAGTCGAAACACCAATAGCACTTGGCGGCGAAAGTCAAAAGATTGTAACTATATTTTTTAAAATTTACCTTCTGACTTATGGAATTTTTGATAAAATTATTTACAAACTCGATCGAAATGCTGCAGTTTCAAATACATTTGATTCTTATTTTATGACCTTGGTTTCTATATATGGCTTAGGATTTCAGCTCCTCTGCATTGCTGCACTGTTGGCTCTTGGTTTCGCAAATTTGGTGATTCCGTCGGTGATAATTGCGACAATTTTTATCCCAATAATTATTGTAATCAGAATATTTCTCTACGCTCCTGCTGGTAGAAAATAG
- a CDS encoding COX15/CtaA family protein has translation MVKRDRAVIIWLLSGCVLLFIMVVVGGITRLTDSGLSMTDWHLVTDTFPPLTHEKWVETFEEYKKFPEYQKINIHNDFTLDDYQFIYFWEWFHRFIGRIIGLVFVIPFVYFLIKKRLSKSTIKKCIVLLLMGGFQGFLGWFMVKSGLIDNPDVSHFRLALHLTFAFITFAYTFWVALDLIYPDYKAPISKQLRTITRIALVILLIQIIYGGFVAGLNAGLIHNHWPLMSDGQLMHDSIFLEEPTNLLRFTEGKSGIQFVHRSVAYLVVASILFLWYKSRKVALGQAAKNGIMALVILVFVQFALGVFTLLLAVPLWLGLAHQIGAFFLLTAMTFTLHRLSK, from the coding sequence ATGGTTAAAAGAGACAGAGCAGTAATAATTTGGCTGCTATCGGGCTGTGTTTTATTATTTATAATGGTTGTAGTAGGTGGAATTACTAGACTTACAGATTCAGGTCTATCAATGACCGATTGGCATTTGGTGACAGATACCTTTCCTCCTCTTACACACGAAAAGTGGGTCGAGACATTTGAAGAGTACAAAAAGTTTCCTGAATATCAAAAAATCAATATTCACAACGATTTTACTTTAGACGATTATCAGTTTATTTACTTTTGGGAATGGTTTCATAGATTTATCGGACGGATCATCGGACTGGTTTTCGTAATTCCGTTTGTTTATTTTTTAATTAAAAAACGACTATCAAAATCAACTATAAAAAAATGCATAGTCCTGTTATTAATGGGCGGTTTTCAAGGGTTTTTGGGTTGGTTTATGGTAAAGAGCGGACTGATTGACAATCCAGACGTGAGCCATTTTAGGCTAGCACTGCATCTTACATTTGCCTTTATTACTTTTGCTTATACTTTTTGGGTTGCTTTAGATTTAATTTATCCAGATTACAAAGCACCAATTTCTAAGCAACTGCGTACAATAACTAGAATTGCTCTGGTTATTTTGCTTATTCAAATTATTTATGGAGGTTTTGTAGCCGGACTTAATGCCGGACTAATACACAATCATTGGCCATTAATGAGTGACGGACAATTAATGCATGACAGTATTTTCCTTGAAGAACCTACAAATCTTCTTCGTTTTACCGAAGGAAAAAGCGGAATTCAATTTGTACATCGCTCCGTAGCATATTTAGTTGTAGCTTCAATACTATTTTTATGGTATAAAAGCCGCAAAGTTGCGCTTGGACAAGCTGCGAAAAATGGAATCATGGCGCTAGTAATTTTAGTTTTTGTACAATTTGCCCTCGGAGTTTTTACATTACTTCTAGCGGTACCTCTATGGCTTGGATTAGCGCATCAAATTGGTGCCTTTTTTCTATTGACTGCGATGACTTTCACTTTACATAGATTGTCAAAATAA
- a CDS encoding CCA tRNA nucleotidyltransferase, giving the protein MKALQNPIFKITAQASQHLGIDSYVIGGFVRDFILGRDSKKDIDIVAVGSGIELALKVSSLLPNRPKVQIFKNYGTAMLRYKDLDIEFVGARKESYNRDSRNPIVESGTLREDQERRDFTINALAFSLNENNYGELLDPFDGITDLSNKIIRTPLDPDITFSDDPLRMLRAIRFAAQLEFTIDNEAFESIIRNKDRIEIISGERIVEELNKILSCPQPSHGMLLLYKSGLLDIILPELTALNNVEEIGGQTHKNNFYHTLEVVDNISKNTQDVWLRWAALLHDIGKAPTKRFDKKIGWTFHTHEFVGGKMVKKIFERLHMPLNHKMKFVQKMVIMSSRPIVLSEDTVTDSAVRRLIFDAGEDVESLMTLCSADITTKNPNKFKKYHQNFEDVRKKLIEVEERDQVRNFQPPITGEEIMKLFNLKPSREIGILKEAVKEAILEGEIPNEYQAAYDFVVKKAEKMGLEKQI; this is encoded by the coding sequence ATGAAAGCATTACAAAATCCCATCTTCAAAATTACCGCACAAGCCAGCCAACACCTAGGAATTGATAGCTACGTTATTGGAGGTTTTGTGCGTGATTTCATACTAGGTAGAGATTCAAAAAAAGATATCGATATTGTTGCCGTTGGCAGTGGAATTGAGCTTGCGCTAAAAGTGTCAAGCCTTTTACCTAACCGACCTAAAGTTCAGATTTTCAAGAATTATGGTACAGCTATGCTGCGCTATAAAGATTTAGATATTGAATTTGTGGGAGCTCGAAAAGAAAGCTACAACCGAGATAGCCGAAATCCTATTGTGGAGAGCGGAACATTAAGAGAAGACCAGGAGCGACGAGACTTTACCATCAATGCTCTGGCATTTTCACTTAACGAAAATAATTATGGCGAACTTCTAGATCCGTTTGATGGAATAACAGATCTCTCAAATAAAATTATCCGTACTCCACTAGATCCCGATATTACTTTTTCTGATGATCCGCTGCGAATGCTAAGAGCAATTAGATTTGCGGCACAATTAGAATTTACCATTGATAACGAAGCATTTGAATCAATAATTCGAAATAAAGACCGCATCGAGATTATTTCTGGCGAGCGCATTGTCGAAGAATTAAATAAGATTCTTTCCTGCCCTCAACCTTCTCACGGAATGCTATTATTATATAAATCAGGTCTACTTGATATTATTCTTCCAGAATTGACTGCACTCAATAATGTTGAAGAAATTGGAGGACAAACTCATAAAAATAATTTTTATCACACGCTGGAAGTTGTAGATAATATTTCGAAAAATACCCAAGATGTGTGGCTACGTTGGGCCGCACTTCTGCACGATATAGGAAAAGCGCCAACCAAAAGATTTGACAAGAAGATTGGCTGGACTTTTCACACCCACGAATTCGTAGGCGGTAAAATGGTTAAGAAAATTTTTGAGCGCCTGCACATGCCGTTAAACCATAAGATGAAATTTGTTCAGAAAATGGTTATTATGAGTTCACGTCCAATTGTTTTATCCGAAGATACGGTGACTGATTCGGCCGTAAGAAGATTGATTTTCGATGCGGGTGAAGATGTTGAGTCTTTGATGACGTTGTGTTCTGCAGATATTACAACTAAGAATCCGAATAAATTTAAAAAATACCACCAGAATTTCGAGGATGTTCGCAAGAAGCTTATCGAAGTTGAAGAGCGTGATCAGGTTCGAAATTTTCAACCGCCAATAACTGGTGAGGAGATTATGAAGCTATTCAATCTCAAGCCCTCTCGGGAAATTGGAATTTTAAAGGAAGCGGTTAAAGAAGCAATTTTAGAAGGCGAAATCCCTAACGAATATCAAGCTGCTTATGATTTTGTGGTCAAAAAAGCTGAAAAGATGGGTCTGGAAAAGCAGATTTAA